A single window of Eucalyptus grandis isolate ANBG69807.140 chromosome 1, ASM1654582v1, whole genome shotgun sequence DNA harbors:
- the LOC120291768 gene encoding uncharacterized protein LOC120291768, translated as MEGLLMNWHAEMAEQAALVVQHVEQCLFSDSLEIRDYLKAIEHLSSMRLGFKDVEMFLFRPEVNVLLNLVGLHYCMHWLEVPAEYVMEPLQNIKISQHQVSVKWWKLGRLFYGFRMRDESHSRSVSLQDLALPQENEVLSVLH; from the exons ATGGAGGGACTTTTAATGAATTGGCATGCCGAGATGGCCGAGCAAGCTGCGTTGGTTGTTCAGCACGTCGAGCAATGTCTGTTTTCCGATTCGCTCGAGATCAGGGACTACCTAAAAGCGATCGAGCACTTAAGCTCTATGCGACTCGGATTCAAGGACGTCGAAATGTTTCTGTTCAGGCCGGAAGTGAATGTGCTGCTGAACTTGGTCGGCTTGCATTACTGCATGCACTGGCTTGAAGTGCCA GCTGAGTATGTCATGGAACCGCTTCAGAATATCAAGATCTCACAACATCAAGTGAGTGTCAAATGGTGGAAGCTTGGCAGATTATTCTATGGCTTCCGAATGCGAGACGAGTCTCATTCTCGGTCAGTTTCCCTGCAAGATctagcattgcctcaggaaaaTGAGGTCCTCAGCGTGCTTCATTGA